The following are from one region of the Lytechinus variegatus isolate NC3 chromosome 4, Lvar_3.0, whole genome shotgun sequence genome:
- the LOC121413562 gene encoding uncharacterized protein LOC121413562 isoform X1, with the protein MAENGSTPLQRRIFLACVPRSMSTSLLKCLSVVDDDHVAWFEPYISSYFPLIEYKNLTGQKLPVDYEGNEKEYEKAAVFIENQDVDIDVNDLSNLPGPSCDPRMLSYPEVKKCLDNASNRLVIVKDFGLAVDGYYQYLPSVESGYKYVFLIRDPLPAAMSYRRAVVAFNKKHEGLVDDTTFDLSDDKFYPGGGEAFRRQHSFWRHVQANIDPNPLVIDSDDLVAHPAACVKKICEVTGLEYRDALLKWEPASSGKDWMNYANTSMGQLMKSGLLCDFHTRAMQSTGFIATSRKRIDYSEETCNGQRITPDVRRIVEKALKYYQEMYECRFTPNV; encoded by the exons ATGGCTGAAAATGGTTCGACTCCCCTACAACGTAGAATATTTCTAGCTTGTGTTCCGCGCTCGATGTCGACATCGCTGCTGAAATGTCTGAGCGTTGTCGATGATGACCATGTTGCATGGTTTGAGCCTTACATATCCTCCTATTTTCCACTCATCGAGTATAAAAATTTGACGGGACAGAAGCTACCAGTCGACTACGAGGGGAACGAGAAAGAGTACGAAAAAGCTGCAGTTTTTATCGAGAATCAGGATGTTGATATTGATGTTAATGATCTGTCTAATCTTCCAGGGCCGTCGTGTGATCCTAGAATGCTCTC ATATCCAGAGGTCAAGAAATGTCTCGACAACGCATCCAACCGTCTCGTCATCGTCAAAGACTTCGGCCTGGCCGTCGATGGTTACTACCAATATCTCCCCTCAGTCGAGTCCGGATACAAATACGTCTTCCTGATACGTGATCCGCTTCCTGCTGCGATGTCCTACCGTCGAGCGGTGGTTGCCTTCAATAAGAAGCATGAGGGCCTGGTGGACGATACCACTTTCGACCTATCGGACGACAAGTTCTATCCGGGAGGAGGAGAGGCATTTCGCAGACAGCATTCGTTTTGGCGTCATGTACAAGCGAATATTGATCCGAACCCACTCGTCATTGACTCAGACGATCTTGTCGCGCACCCTGCGGCGTGCGTGAAGAAAATCTGCGAGGTTACCGGATTGGAATACCGTGACGCGCTTCTCAAATGGGAACCGGCATCGTCGGGCAAGGATTGGATGAACTATGCTAATACGTCGATGGGTCAACTTATGAAGAGTGGACTTCTCTGCGACTTCCACACAAGAGCGATGCAAAGCACGGGATTTATAGCAACATCGAGAAAAAGAATTGATTATTCAGAGGAGACATGTAACGGACAGAGAATCACACCAGATGTACGCAGAATTGTAGAGAAAGCATTGAAATACTATCAAGAAATGTATGAATGTAGATTTACACCAAATGTCTGA
- the LOC121413562 gene encoding uncharacterized protein LOC121413562 isoform X2 — protein sequence MAEKSCVVTQSRVFLAGVPRSVSTTLTKCLCGIDDDHEVWLESYITCRHALIEYERRTGMKLPIEYEGNEKEFEKALVFMENQGTDCNVNDLSNFRQPSSDPRQLSYPEVKKCLDNASNRLVIVKDFGLAVDGYYQYLPSVESGYKYVFLIRDPLPAAMSYRRAVVAFNKKHEGLVDDTTFDLSDDKFYPGGGEAFRRQHSFWRHVQANIDPNPLVIDSDDLVAHPAACVKKICEVTGLEYRDALLKWEPASSGKDWMNYANTSMGQLMKSGLLCDFHTRAMQSTGFIATSRKRIDYSEETCNGQRITPDVRRIVEKALKYYQEMYECRFTPNV from the exons ATGGCTGAAAAGAGCTGTGTTGTTACACAGTCTCGTGTGTTTCTGGCTGGCGTTCCACGTTCAGTTTCAACGACGCTCACGAAATGTCTGTGCGGGATCGACGATGACCACGAAGTATGGTTGGAATCGTATATAACGTGCAGACATGCACTTATCGAATATGAAAGACGAACGGGAATGAAGCTACCAATTGAATACGAGGGTAACGAGAAAGAATTCGAGAAGGCCCTCGTTTTCATGGAAAACCAAGGAACTGATTGCAATGTCAATGATCTGTCGAACTTTCGACAGCCTTCGAGCGACCCACGACAATTGTC ATATCCAGAGGTCAAGAAATGTCTCGACAACGCATCCAACCGTCTCGTCATCGTCAAAGACTTCGGCCTGGCCGTCGATGGTTACTACCAATATCTCCCCTCAGTCGAGTCCGGATACAAATACGTCTTCCTGATACGTGATCCGCTTCCTGCTGCGATGTCCTACCGTCGAGCGGTGGTTGCCTTCAATAAGAAGCATGAGGGCCTGGTGGACGATACCACTTTCGACCTATCGGACGACAAGTTCTATCCGGGAGGAGGAGAGGCATTTCGCAGACAGCATTCGTTTTGGCGTCATGTACAAGCGAATATTGATCCGAACCCACTCGTCATTGACTCAGACGATCTTGTCGCGCACCCTGCGGCGTGCGTGAAGAAAATCTGCGAGGTTACCGGATTGGAATACCGTGACGCGCTTCTCAAATGGGAACCGGCATCGTCGGGCAAGGATTGGATGAACTATGCTAATACGTCGATGGGTCAACTTATGAAGAGTGGACTTCTCTGCGACTTCCACACAAGAGCGATGCAAAGCACGGGATTTATAGCAACATCGAGAAAAAGAATTGATTATTCAGAGGAGACATGTAACGGACAGAGAATCACACCAGATGTACGCAGAATTGTAGAGAAAGCATTGAAATACTATCAAGAAATGTATGAATGTAGATTTACACCAAATGTCTGA
- the LOC121413563 gene encoding uncharacterized protein LOC121413563, translated as MSDAKRSRLFFICIPRSGSTSILKCLSFIDGLEAWFEPYVIAKIAIREYKAHAGKDLPTDWKEENSAEFDHAAQLIHNMNKLPLVEGKDFAFSEVKRRLENLKSTRVVVKDMGGSFCGSRKQYLPSRDSGYKYVFIIRDPQLALSSYRRATIQTSRTMPGYTAGKTEEDFDLRVDDPYYYSAGGNYFNIHAAWKYVRENLDPDPLIVDCEDLMANPKPYIQKICENGGLEFHDGLLNWDASTDIIKTWKNPGGVPKMLATGLGYFHRTAINSSCFQFSKKEKPPLFSATKDIQRAVADGTEYYNEMYELRFKP; from the exons ATGTCGGATGCCAAACGATCTCGTCTCTTCTTCATTTGCATTCCAAGGTCTGGGTCGACATCAATCCTGAAATGTTTGAGCTTCATTGACGGGCTCGAGGCGTGGTTCGAGCCGTATGTCATCGCCAAGATCGCTATCCGAGAGTACAAGGCACATGCTGGGAAGGACCTACCGACTGATTGGAAAGAAGAGAACAGTGCCGAGTTCGACCACGCTGCTCAGTTAATACATAATATGAATAAACTACCTTTAGTAGAAGGAAAGGATTTTGC GTTTTCGGAGGTAAAACGACGTCTTGAGAATCTAAAGAGCACTCGGGTCGTCGTCAAAGACATGGGCGGATCCTTCTGTGGTTCTCGAAAGCAGTACCTCCCTTCTCGTGATAGCGGTTACAAGTACGTCTTCATAATCCGAGATCCACAACTTGCTCTGTCGTCCTACAGACGAGCCACCATACAGACATCTCGCACCATGCCAGGGTACACTGCTGGCAAAACCGAAGAGGACTTTGATCTTCGAGTGGATGATCCGTACTACTACTCTGCCGGTGGCAACTACTTCAACATCCATGCAGCCTGGAAGTATGTCCGAGAAAACCTTGATCCAGACCCGTTGATCGTAGATTGTGAAGACTTGATGGCCAACCCAAAGCCATACATACAGAAGATCTGTGAAAATGGAGGGTTGGAGTTCCACGATGGGCTCTTAAACTGGGATGCTTCCACCGATATCATCAAAACCTGGAAGAATCCTGGGGGAGTGCCGAAGATGCTGGCAACTGGTCTTGGGTATTTCCATCGAACAGCCATCAACAGCTCTTGCTTTCAATTCAGTAAGAAAGAGAAACCACCACTCTTCTCTGCAACGAAAGATATTCAGAGGGCGGTTGCCGATGGGACAGAGTATTACAATGAGATGTATGAACTTCGTTTTAAGCCTTGA